A DNA window from Thalassospiraceae bacterium LMO-JJ14 contains the following coding sequences:
- a CDS encoding FAD-binding protein: MSTNIQIENLKTDVLILGSGGAGLFGALHAKAANPDLEVTVAVKGLLGKCGCTRMVQGGYNVAIAPGDSTERHFMDTVEGGKWINRQDLAWTLVEQAQVRIRELENELGCFFDRNPDGTVHQKAFAGQTFDRTVHKGDLTGIEIINRLSEQVWARDIKRMEDHRAVALIPAKDGSKLAGVLMIDMRTGNFRMVQASAVLLATGGGPTMYKYHTPSGDKTCDGMAMAMRLGLTLRDMEMVQFHPTGLIAGEDTRITGTIIEEGLRGAGGYLLDGNLERFMHKYDERGERATRDIVSRGMFAEMRTGTTAKHGGLYITMKHLDPAMVKKNFKGMVERCADCGFDLVGGNVEVVPTAHYMMGGVVFEPDCTTELPGLYAAGEDTGGVHGANRLGGNGVANSTVFGGIAGDTIARDIKPGAALADPDQGAIDAAVELCCQPLARPAARIDQVRTRLWHHMWEDAGIVRDAASLGRAKVTLDELDAELDTVGVAGDNLAYNLTWHDWLNLKNLILVSKSVVAAATAREDSRGAHYRADFPDVRDLENSTFTVVRMKDGEITLGTEPVEFSRVKPGQSLIDDSAA; this comes from the coding sequence ATGTCCACGAACATCCAGATCGAAAACCTCAAGACCGATGTCCTGATCCTCGGCTCGGGCGGCGCCGGCCTGTTCGGCGCATTGCACGCCAAGGCCGCGAACCCGGACCTCGAGGTCACGGTCGCGGTCAAGGGGCTCCTCGGCAAGTGCGGCTGCACCCGCATGGTGCAGGGCGGCTACAACGTCGCCATCGCGCCCGGCGACAGCACCGAGCGTCATTTCATGGACACCGTCGAAGGCGGCAAGTGGATCAACCGCCAGGACCTGGCGTGGACGCTTGTCGAACAGGCGCAGGTCCGTATCCGCGAGCTGGAAAACGAGCTGGGCTGCTTTTTCGACCGCAACCCGGACGGCACCGTGCACCAGAAGGCCTTTGCCGGTCAGACCTTCGACCGCACCGTGCACAAGGGCGACCTGACCGGGATCGAGATCATCAACCGCCTTTCCGAACAGGTCTGGGCGCGCGACATCAAGCGCATGGAAGACCACCGCGCCGTGGCGCTGATCCCCGCCAAAGACGGATCGAAGCTGGCCGGCGTGCTGATGATCGACATGCGCACCGGCAACTTCCGTATGGTGCAGGCCTCTGCCGTGCTGCTGGCGACCGGCGGCGGACCGACGATGTACAAATACCATACCCCCAGCGGCGACAAGACGTGCGACGGCATGGCCATGGCGATGCGCCTCGGCCTGACGCTGCGCGATATGGAGATGGTGCAGTTCCACCCGACCGGCCTGATCGCCGGCGAGGATACGCGCATCACCGGCACGATTATCGAAGAAGGCCTGCGCGGCGCCGGGGGCTATCTGCTGGACGGCAACCTTGAGCGTTTCATGCACAAGTACGACGAACGCGGCGAGCGCGCGACCCGCGATATCGTCAGCCGCGGCATGTTCGCCGAAATGCGCACCGGCACCACGGCCAAGCACGGCGGGCTGTACATCACCATGAAGCATCTGGACCCGGCAATGGTGAAGAAGAACTTCAAGGGCATGGTCGAGCGTTGCGCCGACTGCGGCTTCGATCTCGTCGGTGGCAATGTCGAGGTGGTGCCGACCGCACACTACATGATGGGCGGTGTGGTTTTCGAACCGGACTGCACGACGGAACTGCCGGGCCTGTACGCAGCCGGCGAGGATACCGGCGGCGTGCACGGCGCCAACCGTCTGGGCGGCAACGGCGTCGCCAACTCGACCGTGTTCGGCGGCATTGCCGGCGACACCATCGCCCGCGACATCAAGCCCGGCGCGGCCCTTGCCGATCCGGATCAGGGCGCGATCGATGCGGCGGTGGAACTTTGCTGCCAACCGCTGGCCAGGCCGGCGGCCCGGATCGATCAGGTCCGCACCAGGCTCTGGCACCACATGTGGGAAGACGCCGGGATCGTCCGCGATGCCGCAAGCCTGGGGCGCGCGAAGGTGACACTGGATGAACTGGACGCGGAACTCGATACCGTCGGCGTCGCCGGCGACAACCTTGCCTATAACCTGACCTGGCACGACTGGCTCAACCTGAAGAACCTGATCCTTGTTTCCAAATCCGTGGTTGCCGCCGCGACGGCGCGCGAAGACAGCCGCGGCGCACATTACCGCGCCGACTTCCCCGACGTTCGCGACCTTGAAAATTCAACGTTCACGGTTGTCCGCATGAAGGACGGCGAGATCACCCTGGGGACGGAACCGGTTGAATTTTCGCGCGTCAAGCCCGGTCAATCGCTGATTGACGACAGCGCCGCCTGA
- a CDS encoding HAMP domain-containing sensor histidine kinase encodes MPLESDDRSIWMKIGPLTVASVASLTVLGLVSVIILNNISEHLIRQQAERESIAWAGYIGSSVDRIDEIAKGDKPTQSEHAFLLRVRRFGNIFRYKIFDPSGVLRLISDDLSFQESPSQDLGQHNPIAAGVLASGKPFAQIHDGSGVKNRPDIYVEAYVPIFQDGKIIAISEVYVDQTKTTALIKEDFAVFGVIIAGLTLLVLLVPLWALRLLTQELQKRNHDLDIERARAVDAENAKSAFLAHMSHELRTPLNAIQGLSEMMIRGDLGKLEHPKYLEYSKDINFSAAHLLKLVNDILDLSKIDAGKFELMESEIDLNKAIAEALRIARAWPRANLLTLTTSIEIDPLIAFADERAIKQILLNLLSNASKFTPPGGEVRVNAHLDDAGNGIIKVSDTGLGIPENDLNSIVEPFSQLHRPAGLQQEGTGLGLSLVKSMVELHGGSLAIESTEGKGTTVTVTIPAERMRNKAVSD; translated from the coding sequence ATGCCGCTTGAAAGCGATGATCGTAGCATCTGGATGAAGATTGGCCCGTTGACCGTTGCGTCTGTTGCATCGCTGACGGTGCTCGGGCTCGTCAGCGTCATCATTCTCAACAACATCAGCGAGCACCTGATCCGCCAACAGGCAGAGCGGGAATCGATTGCCTGGGCCGGATACATCGGCTCGTCCGTCGACCGCATCGATGAAATTGCCAAAGGCGACAAACCGACACAGAGCGAACATGCGTTTCTTTTGCGTGTCCGCCGGTTCGGCAATATTTTCCGCTATAAGATTTTCGACCCCTCAGGCGTTCTCCGGCTCATTTCCGACGATCTGTCATTCCAAGAATCGCCATCCCAGGACCTCGGCCAACACAACCCCATCGCCGCCGGCGTACTCGCCAGCGGCAAACCTTTTGCGCAAATTCATGACGGCAGCGGCGTCAAGAACCGCCCGGACATCTATGTCGAGGCTTACGTACCGATTTTCCAAGACGGCAAGATCATCGCCATCTCGGAAGTCTACGTCGACCAGACCAAAACAACGGCGTTGATCAAGGAGGACTTTGCCGTCTTCGGCGTCATCATTGCCGGCCTCACACTGCTGGTACTGCTGGTGCCGCTCTGGGCGCTGCGGCTTTTGACGCAGGAACTGCAAAAGCGAAACCATGATCTGGATATCGAACGCGCGCGCGCCGTCGATGCGGAAAACGCCAAGTCAGCCTTTCTGGCGCACATGAGCCATGAACTGCGCACGCCGCTCAACGCCATTCAGGGGCTATCGGAAATGATGATCCGCGGCGATCTCGGGAAGCTCGAACACCCGAAGTACCTGGAATACTCGAAGGACATTAACTTTTCCGCCGCGCATCTGCTGAAACTTGTCAACGATATCCTCGATCTGTCGAAAATCGATGCCGGAAAATTCGAGCTGATGGAAAGCGAAATCGACCTGAACAAGGCGATCGCCGAAGCGCTCCGCATTGCCCGCGCCTGGCCACGGGCAAACTTGCTGACATTGACAACCAGCATCGAAATCGACCCCCTGATCGCTTTCGCCGATGAACGCGCCATCAAACAGATCCTTCTGAACCTGCTTTCCAATGCTTCGAAATTCACACCGCCCGGCGGCGAAGTCCGTGTTAACGCGCACCTCGATGACGCCGGCAACGGCATCATAAAGGTGAGCGATACCGGTCTCGGCATTCCCGAAAATGACCTGAACAGCATCGTTGAGCCGTTCAGCCAGTTACACCGCCCGGCGGGTTTGCAGCAGGAAGGCACGGGCCTGGGCTTAAGCCTCGTCAAATCCATGGTCGAACTGCACGGCGGTTCGCTTGCCATTGAAAGCACCGAGGGCAAAGGCACGACCGTAACCGTCACGATCCCGGCCGAACGGATGCGGAACAAGGCTGTATCGGACTAG
- a CDS encoding FAD-dependent oxidoreductase, whose product MAKELPKQARVVIVGGGVIGCSIAYHLTKIGVSDVVLLERKQLTSGTTWHAAGLIGQLRDNHHMTELAKYTAELYLELEAETGQAVGYKVNGSLSTATNEGRMEDLLRRADMAKVFGLKVDVLGPEGCKDHHPLIEIDDVIGGIFIPTDGQADPVGITQALAKGARMGGAQIFENTLVSRVLTDGDKVTGVETDAGTVMADHVVLACGMWTRELASRLGVTVPLHACEHFYVITEPFEGVTPDLPVYRDYDHQAYYKEDAGKILIGAFETVAKPWGMGGINEDFCFDQLPDDFDHFAPILEDAIRRMPALENAGIQTFFCGPESFTPDDRYHLGAAPELDGLFIAAGMNSIGVQSAGGVGRLMAGWIVDGHPPGDFNGVDIRRNLPFQRNRKYLHDRVTETLGLLYATHWPFYQYKTSRGVRRSSLHRHLETLGACFGETAGWERANWFAPFGVKPEYEYSFKRQNWFEHSAAEHTNVRENVGVFDQSSFAKFRVQGRDACKVLNHICANDVDVAAGRIVYTQWLNDRGGIEADLTVTRLAENDFLIVTSAGAQVRDFKWLTSHIPADANCIATDVTSGYAVISVMGPNSRALLQSLSPDDLSNEAFPFARSREIELGMGLVRASRITYVGELGWELYVPTEFAPYVFETVMEAGDAHGLKPAGLHALNSLRMEKAYRHWGHDISEEETPLEAGLMFAVKPDKGDFIGRDAVLRQKEAGVTQRLVQFALEDPEPLLYHNEPVYRDGEIVGYLTSGMYGHTLGAAIGLGYVKNAEGVDAAFVASGEYQIEVAGVKFAAKASLKPLFDPKNEKIRL is encoded by the coding sequence ATGGCCAAGGAACTACCGAAACAAGCCCGTGTCGTCATCGTTGGCGGCGGAGTCATCGGCTGCTCGATCGCCTATCACCTGACCAAGATCGGGGTCAGCGACGTGGTGCTTCTGGAACGCAAGCAACTGACGTCGGGGACGACGTGGCACGCGGCGGGGCTGATCGGCCAGCTGCGCGATAACCATCACATGACGGAACTCGCCAAGTATACCGCCGAGCTTTATCTGGAACTGGAAGCCGAGACCGGGCAGGCGGTCGGCTACAAGGTCAACGGTTCGCTGTCGACGGCGACCAACGAAGGCCGCATGGAAGACCTTCTGCGCCGCGCCGACATGGCCAAGGTGTTCGGCCTCAAGGTCGATGTGCTGGGACCCGAGGGCTGCAAGGACCATCACCCGCTGATCGAAATCGATGACGTCATCGGCGGCATCTTCATTCCGACCGACGGTCAGGCCGACCCGGTCGGCATCACCCAGGCGCTGGCCAAGGGCGCGCGCATGGGCGGCGCCCAGATTTTCGAAAACACGCTGGTCAGCCGTGTCCTGACGGATGGCGACAAGGTGACCGGCGTCGAGACGGACGCGGGCACGGTGATGGCGGATCACGTCGTGCTGGCGTGCGGCATGTGGACGCGCGAACTGGCCAGCCGGCTCGGCGTCACGGTGCCGCTGCACGCGTGCGAGCATTTTTATGTCATTACCGAGCCGTTCGAAGGTGTCACCCCGGATCTGCCGGTGTATCGCGATTACGATCATCAGGCATACTACAAGGAGGATGCAGGCAAGATTCTCATCGGTGCATTTGAGACGGTGGCCAAGCCCTGGGGCATGGGCGGTATCAACGAAGATTTCTGCTTCGACCAGCTTCCCGACGACTTCGATCACTTTGCACCCATTCTCGAAGACGCCATCCGTCGCATGCCGGCATTGGAAAATGCCGGTATCCAGACGTTCTTCTGCGGCCCGGAGAGCTTCACCCCCGATGACCGTTATCATCTCGGCGCGGCGCCGGAGCTGGACGGCCTGTTCATAGCAGCCGGCATGAACTCCATCGGCGTGCAGTCCGCCGGCGGCGTCGGGCGGTTGATGGCGGGCTGGATCGTCGACGGTCATCCGCCGGGCGATTTCAACGGCGTCGATATCCGCCGCAACCTGCCGTTCCAGCGCAACCGCAAATACCTGCACGACCGGGTCACGGAGACGCTGGGGCTTCTGTATGCGACGCACTGGCCGTTCTATCAGTACAAGACCAGCCGCGGTGTGCGCCGCTCGAGCCTGCACCGCCACCTTGAGACGCTGGGTGCTTGCTTCGGCGAGACGGCCGGCTGGGAGCGCGCCAACTGGTTTGCACCGTTCGGCGTCAAGCCGGAGTACGAGTATTCCTTCAAGCGTCAGAACTGGTTCGAACATTCCGCCGCCGAACACACAAACGTCCGAGAAAACGTCGGTGTGTTCGATCAGTCGTCGTTCGCCAAATTCCGCGTGCAGGGCCGCGATGCCTGCAAGGTGCTGAACCATATCTGCGCCAACGATGTCGACGTCGCCGCCGGGCGTATCGTCTATACCCAGTGGCTCAACGACCGCGGCGGGATCGAGGCCGATCTGACGGTGACGCGCCTGGCTGAAAACGACTTCCTGATCGTCACCAGCGCCGGTGCGCAGGTCCGCGATTTCAAGTGGCTGACATCGCATATACCGGCAGATGCCAATTGCATCGCCACGGATGTCACGTCGGGTTATGCGGTGATCAGCGTCATGGGGCCGAACAGCCGCGCGTTGCTGCAATCGCTCAGCCCCGACGATCTTTCGAACGAGGCCTTTCCGTTTGCCCGTTCCCGCGAAATCGAGCTGGGCATGGGACTGGTCCGTGCGTCGCGGATCACCTATGTCGGCGAGCTGGGCTGGGAGCTTTATGTGCCCACCGAATTCGCCCCGTATGTCTTCGAGACGGTGATGGAAGCGGGCGACGCGCATGGCCTCAAGCCTGCGGGCCTGCATGCCTTGAACTCTCTCAGGATGGAGAAAGCCTATCGCCACTGGGGGCACGATATTTCGGAAGAAGAAACGCCGCTGGAGGCCGGGCTGATGTTCGCCGTCAAACCGGACAAAGGCGATTTCATCGGCCGCGATGCCGTCTTGCGCCAGAAAGAAGCGGGCGTGACGCAGCGCCTTGTGCAGTTCGCCCTCGAAGACCCGGAACCGCTGCTGTATCACAACGAGCCGGTGTATCGGGACGGCGAGATCGTCGGTTATCTGACGTCGGGCATGTACGGCCATACGCTGGGTGCCGCCATCGGGCTGGGCTACGTCAAGAACGCGGAAGGTGTGGATGCGGCCTTCGTGGCCTCGGGTGAATATCAGATCGAAGTCGCCGGCGTAAAATTCGCCGCCAAGGCGTCACTCAAGCCGTTGTTCGACCCGAAGAACGAAAAAATCAGGCTATAG
- a CDS encoding cupin domain-containing protein has translation MNSIPKIEDADANAKKIGAEIRDLRKARGLTLEDLASRIGRSVGYVSQVERGLSPLTIPNLKAIAEQLGIGINWFFRGEGGAQSSDEEGLIVRREDRGRLDFPGTGVTEELLSPSLNGMFEMILGRFQPGAETGDAKYAQTGEEGGYVISGELELIVDGKAHRLRAGDSFTFPLSAPHKSRNPTDKETTVLWIVAPPTY, from the coding sequence ATGAACTCGATACCGAAAATCGAAGATGCCGACGCCAACGCCAAAAAGATCGGTGCGGAAATCCGTGACCTGAGAAAAGCACGGGGCCTGACGCTGGAAGACCTGGCGTCCCGCATCGGCCGCTCGGTCGGGTATGTCAGCCAGGTCGAGCGCGGCCTGTCGCCGTTGACGATCCCCAATCTGAAAGCCATCGCCGAGCAGCTCGGCATCGGCATCAACTGGTTTTTCCGGGGCGAGGGCGGTGCGCAATCCTCGGACGAGGAGGGGTTGATCGTGCGCCGCGAGGACCGCGGCCGGCTCGATTTTCCCGGCACCGGCGTCACCGAGGAGCTTTTGTCGCCGAGCCTCAACGGTATGTTCGAAATGATTCTGGGCCGCTTCCAGCCGGGTGCGGAAACCGGCGATGCCAAGTACGCGCAGACCGGCGAGGAAGGCGGCTATGTCATTTCCGGCGAGCTGGAACTGATCGTCGACGGCAAGGCGCACCGGCTGCGCGCGGGGGACTCCTTCACCTTCCCGTTGTCGGCGCCGCACAAGTCGCGCAACCCGACGGACAAGGAAACCACGGTGCTGTGGATCGTCGCACCACCGACGTATTGA
- a CDS encoding alpha/beta hydrolase, whose protein sequence is MKRLVHKCRKAGRVVCAVAAAVLSTGCSGLDLINAVTPSDGVLVTPALAYGPHPRQQLDLYRPEGMSGPLPVILFLYGGSWKEGDRADYAFAGRTLARAGFLVAVADYRVYPEIAFPAFVTDTAKAVRWLSEHAGEHAGMTDRIHLVGHSAGAHIAAMTALDRRFLEAEGVHHDILGRWVGLAGPYAFYPSKTAAVSAVFEHLDDEDAARPITFVDEKSPPALLLHGADDSIVIPLHSEKLARAMNDAGVDAEAHFYDGIGHVKLLLSLSPPFTGYASSLADAARFLKSGAFPQANQTGQAEQGSYAALP, encoded by the coding sequence ATGAAACGCCTTGTGCACAAATGCCGCAAAGCCGGCCGGGTCGTCTGCGCCGTCGCGGCGGCAGTCCTTTCCACGGGATGCTCCGGCCTCGATCTCATCAATGCCGTCACCCCCAGTGACGGCGTTCTGGTGACCCCTGCCCTTGCCTATGGGCCGCACCCGCGCCAGCAGCTCGATCTTTATCGGCCCGAGGGCATGTCCGGCCCCCTGCCGGTCATTCTTTTCCTCTACGGCGGAAGCTGGAAGGAAGGCGACCGCGCCGACTACGCCTTCGCCGGGCGCACCCTGGCGCGGGCCGGTTTTCTGGTCGCCGTCGCCGATTACAGGGTGTATCCGGAAATCGCCTTTCCGGCTTTCGTCACGGATACTGCCAAGGCCGTGCGTTGGCTGTCCGAACATGCCGGCGAACATGCAGGCATGACCGATCGCATTCATCTGGTCGGCCATTCCGCCGGTGCGCACATCGCCGCCATGACGGCCCTGGACCGGCGCTTTCTGGAAGCCGAGGGCGTTCATCATGATATTCTCGGGCGCTGGGTCGGACTGGCCGGGCCGTATGCGTTCTATCCGTCGAAAACAGCCGCCGTCAGCGCCGTCTTCGAGCACCTCGACGACGAGGATGCGGCGCGCCCGATTACCTTCGTCGATGAAAAATCACCACCGGCGCTTTTACTGCACGGCGCCGACGACAGCATCGTGATCCCGCTGCACTCGGAAAAGCTGGCCCGCGCCATGAACGATGCCGGGGTCGATGCCGAGGCGCATTTCTATGACGGGATCGGGCATGTCAAACTGCTGTTGTCGCTGAGCCCGCCGTTCACGGGCTATGCGTCCAGCCTTGCCGACGCCGCGCGATTTCTGAAAAGCGGCGCGTTCCCCCAGGCCAATCAAACCGGGCAGGCCGAACAAGGCAGCTACGCCGCCCTTCCCTAA
- a CDS encoding CoA-acylating methylmalonate-semialdehyde dehydrogenase: protein MSAQIHHFIDGGIIEGKSGRTGNVNNPATGEVTKQVSLASADEVRTAIASAAAALPAWAATPPAKRAQVMFKYRDLLMQNHDAIAEAISEEHGKTFDDAKGEVARGLEVVEFVCGIPHLLKGEYSDSVAGGVDSVGMRQPVGVCAGITPFNFPAMVPMWMFPVALACGNTFILKPSERDPSAPMLLAQLLIEAGLPKGVLNVVNGDKEAVDTLLTDPTIGAISFVGSTAIGRYIYETGCANGKRVQALCGAKNHMVIMPDADIDQAVDAAVGAAFGSAGERCMAVSVAVAVGEDAANSFVEKMAPRVRGLKIGPYTDRAAEMGPVITKESKEKIERYISEGEADGAKVVVDGRGISLQGYENGFFVGGTLIDNVTKDMSIYTDEIFGPVLSVVRAKTYEEAKGLVIDHEYGNGAAVFTRDGDTARDFVRDVNIGMVGVNVPIPVPVAYHSFGGWKASLFGDHSIHGMEGVRFYTKLKTVTARWPSGVKEGAVFNFSSGHDV, encoded by the coding sequence ATGAGCGCACAAATTCACCATTTCATCGATGGCGGGATCATCGAGGGGAAAAGCGGCCGTACCGGCAACGTCAACAATCCGGCGACCGGTGAAGTCACCAAGCAGGTGTCGCTGGCCAGCGCCGACGAGGTCAGGACCGCCATTGCCAGCGCTGCCGCCGCGCTGCCGGCCTGGGCCGCAACGCCGCCGGCCAAACGCGCACAGGTCATGTTCAAGTACCGCGATCTTCTGATGCAGAACCACGATGCGATCGCCGAGGCTATTTCCGAAGAGCACGGCAAGACGTTCGATGACGCCAAGGGCGAAGTCGCCCGCGGTCTCGAGGTCGTCGAGTTCGTCTGCGGTATTCCGCATCTGCTCAAGGGCGAGTATTCCGACAGCGTTGCCGGTGGTGTCGACAGTGTCGGCATGCGCCAGCCGGTCGGTGTCTGTGCCGGGATCACGCCGTTCAACTTTCCGGCCATGGTGCCGATGTGGATGTTCCCGGTCGCGCTGGCGTGCGGCAACACGTTCATATTGAAGCCAAGCGAGCGCGATCCGTCGGCGCCGATGCTGCTGGCGCAGCTCCTGATCGAAGCGGGACTGCCGAAAGGTGTGCTGAACGTCGTCAACGGCGACAAGGAAGCGGTCGACACGCTGCTTACCGATCCGACCATCGGCGCCATCAGCTTCGTCGGTTCGACGGCGATCGGCCGTTACATATATGAGACCGGCTGCGCCAACGGCAAACGGGTGCAGGCACTGTGCGGCGCCAAGAACCACATGGTCATCATGCCCGACGCCGACATCGACCAGGCCGTTGACGCCGCCGTCGGCGCCGCGTTCGGGTCTGCCGGGGAACGCTGCATGGCGGTGTCCGTCGCCGTCGCGGTGGGCGAAGATGCGGCCAACAGCTTCGTCGAGAAAATGGCGCCGCGCGTGCGCGGCCTGAAGATCGGACCGTACACCGACCGTGCCGCGGAAATGGGGCCGGTCATCACCAAAGAGTCCAAGGAAAAGATCGAGCGTTATATTTCCGAAGGCGAAGCCGACGGCGCCAAGGTCGTCGTCGACGGCCGCGGCATCAGCTTGCAGGGCTACGAGAACGGCTTTTTCGTCGGCGGCACCCTGATCGACAACGTCACCAAGGATATGTCGATCTATACCGACGAGATCTTCGGCCCGGTGCTGTCGGTGGTCCGCGCCAAGACCTATGAAGAAGCCAAGGGGCTCGTCATCGATCACGAATACGGCAACGGTGCCGCCGTGTTTACCCGCGACGGCGACACGGCGCGCGATTTCGTGCGCGACGTCAACATCGGCATGGTCGGCGTCAACGTGCCGATCCCGGTGCCGGTCGCGTATCACTCGTTCGGCGGCTGGAAAGCGTCGCTGTTCGGCGACCATTCCATCCACGGTATGGAAGGGGTGCGGTTCTATACCAAGCTCAAGACCGTGACCGCACGCTGGCCCAGCGGCGTCAAGGAAGGCGCCGTGTTCAACTTCTCGTCAGGGCACGACGTCTGA